In Alkalihalobacillus sp. TS-13, the following are encoded in one genomic region:
- a CDS encoding CcdC family protein translates to MWVIISSILALFMACVALYIRMKAARKPATIRKIILPPLFMSTGFLMFLYPPARVPWGEALEAFVVGMIFSFLLIRTSSFERRSDAIYLKRSKAFVFILLGLLLFRIVLKLYLGQYISIEETSGLFFILAFGMLAPWRIAMYLKFKKLQAVH, encoded by the coding sequence GTGTGGGTAATAATAAGTAGTATTCTCGCTTTATTTATGGCGTGTGTCGCTTTGTACATAAGGATGAAAGCGGCACGGAAGCCGGCAACCATCAGGAAAATAATATTACCACCCTTGTTCATGTCGACTGGATTTTTGATGTTCCTTTATCCTCCCGCACGTGTACCTTGGGGAGAAGCCCTGGAAGCATTTGTTGTTGGAATGATATTTTCTTTTCTGTTGATCCGGACTTCATCATTTGAGCGCCGTTCAGATGCGATTTATTTGAAGAGGTCGAAAGCTTTCGTATTCATCCTGCTCGGATTATTGTTATTTCGAATCGTACTGAAGCTATATCTTGGTCAATATATTTCAATTGAAGAGACAAGCGGATTATTCTTCATACTCGCATTCGGCATGTTGGCACCCTGGCGTATCGCAATGTACCTCAAATTCAAAAAACTGCAAGCAGTTCATTAA